Proteins from one Flavobacterium sp. N2038 genomic window:
- a CDS encoding TonB-dependent receptor produces MKNITTVFLAVFSVICWAQEKETDSLGSVKLDEIIVIGKKTSLHQKQVKSLTTVEDYLSQSSKVNMIKRGAYAWEPVLNNMATERTVITIDGMRIFGACTDKMDPITSYVEVSNLAEATVASGQQASCHGSTIGGSVDLKRNKFDQNKTGWNGSLNSGFESNNLQKIIGGSLGYNDTRFYAHIDFMHRDAENYKAGGDKEIAFSQFTKYNISANAGYFINKKNLLEASAIYDKANNVGYPALPMDVSLAEAQIMSLSYKYLPDSGVISNWETKVYFNTITHKMDDTKRPNVPIHMDMPGWSDTYGFYSKIKGRFENHNFLADLNSFYNKSIAEMTMYPKDPNENLMFMYTWPDVRTFYNGLALEDNIAISETDQLRISTNLGFHSNTVANDFGLQSLQIFYPDMKATKNRFLKSFSGNYTKNISPFEFGFGLAYAERAPSVSEGYGFYLYNSNDFYDYIGNPDLKNEKALEGNFSVGFKKNKLTSKITGSYFYFSDYIIGKIDPNALPMTIGASGVKIYEAIDHAVIFNTDFNLEYAFLEHWQLKSQLTYSLGKDNDGNNLPFISPFKYSAGINFQKEKFNAGISALGNLAQNEFASTYGQTRTPDYLIFNINAGYAFNWDKNILKVQSGVENIFDKYYTTYADWNKIPRMGRNVFVNLAFSFN; encoded by the coding sequence ATGAAAAATATAACAACAGTTTTTTTGGCTGTGTTTTCAGTAATTTGCTGGGCACAGGAGAAAGAAACCGATAGTCTTGGCTCTGTAAAACTGGATGAGATAATAGTAATCGGGAAAAAAACTTCTTTACATCAAAAACAAGTTAAATCATTGACTACAGTAGAGGATTATTTATCTCAGTCTTCAAAAGTAAATATGATCAAAAGGGGTGCTTATGCCTGGGAACCGGTGCTCAATAATATGGCAACAGAGCGCACCGTAATTACTATAGATGGCATGCGCATTTTTGGTGCCTGTACAGACAAAATGGACCCAATTACCTCTTATGTCGAAGTTTCAAATTTAGCCGAAGCCACCGTTGCATCCGGTCAGCAGGCAAGTTGCCACGGATCGACCATTGGTGGTTCTGTCGATTTAAAACGAAACAAATTTGATCAGAATAAAACAGGCTGGAATGGCAGTTTAAACTCAGGATTTGAAAGTAATAATCTGCAGAAAATTATTGGCGGATCATTGGGTTATAACGATACTCGTTTTTATGCGCATATTGATTTTATGCATCGTGATGCGGAAAACTACAAAGCCGGAGGCGACAAAGAAATAGCCTTTTCTCAATTTACAAAGTATAATATTTCTGCCAATGCGGGCTATTTTATCAATAAGAAAAACTTACTTGAAGCATCGGCAATTTACGATAAAGCCAATAATGTAGGTTATCCGGCACTCCCAATGGATGTTTCTTTGGCAGAAGCCCAAATCATGTCTTTGAGTTATAAATATTTACCCGATTCTGGTGTTATTTCAAACTGGGAAACAAAAGTATACTTTAATACCATTACCCATAAAATGGATGATACCAAAAGACCCAACGTACCTATTCATATGGATATGCCCGGCTGGTCTGATACCTATGGCTTTTACTCTAAAATTAAAGGGAGATTTGAAAATCATAACTTCCTGGCTGATTTGAATTCTTTCTACAATAAATCAATTGCAGAGATGACCATGTATCCTAAGGATCCAAACGAGAATCTGATGTTTATGTACACCTGGCCGGATGTTCGCACCTTTTATAACGGATTAGCCTTAGAGGACAACATTGCAATTTCTGAAACAGATCAGTTAAGAATCAGTACCAATTTGGGTTTTCATTCTAATACGGTTGCAAATGATTTTGGCTTACAGAGTTTACAGATTTTTTATCCCGATATGAAAGCTACAAAGAATAGGTTTTTAAAAAGTTTTTCCGGAAATTATACTAAAAACATTTCACCATTTGAGTTTGGTTTTGGATTGGCTTATGCCGAAAGAGCTCCATCTGTTTCAGAAGGTTACGGCTTTTATTTGTACAACAGTAATGATTTTTACGATTATATAGGAAATCCTGATTTAAAGAATGAAAAAGCACTTGAAGGGAACTTTTCTGTTGGTTTCAAAAAAAACAAACTGACTTCTAAAATTACTGGTTCATATTTCTATTTTTCGGACTATATTATCGGGAAAATCGATCCCAATGCGCTGCCAATGACCATTGGTGCATCGGGCGTAAAAATTTATGAAGCGATAGACCACGCCGTGATTTTTAATACCGATTTTAATCTGGAATATGCCTTTTTAGAACACTGGCAATTAAAATCTCAGCTAACCTATAGTCTTGGTAAGGATAATGACGGAAATAATCTTCCTTTTATAAGTCCCTTTAAATATAGTGCGGGTATCAATTTTCAGAAAGAAAAATTTAATGCCGGAATTTCTGCTTTAGGAAATCTGGCTCAAAATGAATTTGCCTCCACATACGGACAAACAAGAACACCTGATTATTTAATTTTTAATATCAATGCAGGATACGCATTCAACTGGGATAAAAATATACTAAAAGTACAATCCGGAGTCGAAAATATTTTCGACAAATATTACACTACATACGCTGACTGGAATAAAATTCCGCGTATGGGAAGAAATGTTTTTGTAAATCTTGCCTTTAGTTTTAACTAA
- the nadA gene encoding quinolinate synthase NadA, translated as MDKNVLVQEIIRLKKEKNAIILAHYYQNEDIQEIADFIGDSLELSKKAQTTSADIIVFAGVHFMAETAKILNPNKKVLVPDWEAGCSLADGCDPKDFKIFKNQYPDHVIVTYINCSAEIKAMSDLVCTSANAKKIIGSIPLDQKIIFAPDQNLGNYLQKETNREFVLWKGSCVVHEAFSLDKLIDLYKKNPTAKIAAHPESESHILKIAHYIGSTSGIINFIKTDPTAVFIVATEAGILHELAKAVPDKILIPAPTTEDNTCACSECAFMKMNTLEKLYWCLKNESPEILIQEQLRIDALKPIEKMLQLS; from the coding sequence ATGGATAAAAACGTATTAGTACAGGAAATAATCCGCTTAAAAAAAGAAAAAAATGCCATTATCCTGGCTCATTATTATCAAAATGAAGACATTCAGGAAATTGCAGATTTTATTGGAGACAGTCTCGAATTATCCAAAAAAGCACAAACTACAAGTGCTGATATTATTGTATTTGCCGGAGTTCACTTCATGGCAGAAACAGCCAAAATTTTAAACCCGAACAAAAAAGTTCTGGTTCCGGATTGGGAAGCGGGCTGCTCACTGGCAGATGGCTGCGATCCCAAAGATTTTAAAATCTTCAAAAATCAATATCCCGATCATGTCATAGTCACCTATATTAATTGCTCTGCCGAAATTAAAGCAATGAGCGATTTGGTCTGCACATCGGCAAATGCAAAAAAAATAATCGGATCAATACCTTTAGATCAGAAAATTATTTTTGCTCCCGATCAAAATTTAGGCAATTATCTTCAAAAAGAAACCAATCGCGAATTTGTTTTGTGGAAAGGTTCCTGTGTTGTACATGAAGCTTTTTCGCTGGATAAGCTCATTGACCTTTATAAAAAAAATCCAACGGCAAAAATTGCCGCACATCCCGAGTCTGAAAGCCATATATTAAAAATTGCCCATTATATTGGTTCGACTTCCGGGATCATTAACTTTATCAAAACGGATCCTACTGCCGTTTTTATTGTGGCTACAGAAGCCGGTATCCTGCATGAGCTTGCAAAAGCTGTACCTGACAAAATCCTGATCCCGGCTCCTACCACAGAAGACAATACCTGCGCCTGCAGTGAATGTGCCTTTATGAAAATGAACACGCTGGAAAAATTGTATTGGTGTCTTAAAAACGAAAGTCCGGAAATCCTGATACAGGAACAACTTAGAATTGATGCCCTGAAACCTATAGAGAAGATGCTCCAGTTATCTTAA
- the nadB gene encoding L-aspartate oxidase, translating to MLKTDILIIGSGISGLFFAMKIAKKRPDLSLVIMTKETAKNTNTRFAQGGIAVVTENLTDSFAQHINDTLQAGDGHCDENIVKMVIEQAPARLRELLEIGTLFDKNEKGQWDLGLEGGHSQHRILHHKDSSGLEIEEKLLKIIKKTPNVEIWENHQVIDLNTETKKDKTTCTGAFFYDKKHNRIKYIRTRTVILSTGGCGQLFENTTNPKIATGDGIAMAAHAGVAIEDMQYIQFHPTALYAGKENPLFLISEAVRGFGAHIVNEDQKRFLFKYDLRGELATRDIISRAISKEIQNSSKNHVYLDCRHLDADSFHAHFPVITSHCKSVGIDPEKDLIPIVPAAHYQCGGIKVDQNGSTTIPNLYAIGECARTGLHGKNRLASNSLLEALVFAHQAAANVDKTISKFIFSTKILIPKFPKVQQTNDYYAFAILKQELQNVITAFYTSNDRDADLAFEKIKMLNNTAISQIEAHEITIPFIEFSNMLATALIIIKQCKEENNNRTRSRANI from the coding sequence ATGCTTAAAACAGATATACTTATTATTGGTTCTGGTATTTCGGGATTATTTTTTGCCATGAAAATTGCTAAAAAACGTCCTGATTTATCTCTTGTTATCATGACTAAAGAAACGGCTAAAAATACCAATACACGATTTGCTCAGGGTGGAATTGCGGTGGTAACCGAAAATCTTACGGATAGTTTTGCCCAACATATTAATGATACACTGCAAGCCGGAGACGGTCATTGTGATGAGAATATTGTAAAAATGGTAATCGAACAAGCTCCCGCAAGACTCAGAGAACTTCTTGAAATTGGAACTTTATTTGATAAAAATGAAAAAGGACAATGGGATTTAGGTCTGGAAGGAGGACATTCTCAGCATCGTATTCTACATCATAAAGACAGTTCCGGATTAGAAATTGAGGAAAAACTGCTAAAAATCATCAAAAAAACACCCAATGTTGAAATCTGGGAAAATCATCAGGTTATAGATCTGAATACCGAAACAAAAAAAGACAAAACGACTTGTACCGGTGCTTTCTTTTATGATAAAAAACACAATCGGATAAAATATATCAGAACCCGAACTGTCATTTTAAGTACAGGAGGCTGCGGTCAGCTTTTTGAAAATACAACAAACCCTAAAATTGCAACCGGAGACGGAATTGCAATGGCGGCACATGCCGGTGTTGCCATCGAAGACATGCAATATATTCAGTTTCATCCAACCGCTTTATATGCGGGAAAAGAAAATCCGCTGTTTCTAATATCTGAAGCTGTGAGAGGCTTTGGAGCTCATATTGTAAACGAAGATCAAAAAAGGTTTCTTTTTAAATATGATTTGCGAGGTGAACTGGCCACGCGTGATATTATTTCAAGGGCAATTAGCAAAGAAATACAAAACAGCTCAAAAAACCATGTTTATTTAGATTGCCGACATCTTGATGCTGATTCTTTTCATGCTCATTTTCCTGTAATTACATCACATTGTAAGAGCGTTGGAATAGATCCCGAAAAAGATTTAATTCCCATTGTACCGGCAGCTCATTATCAGTGCGGAGGTATAAAAGTCGATCAAAACGGATCGACCACAATTCCTAATCTTTATGCTATTGGCGAATGTGCCAGAACAGGTTTACATGGAAAAAATCGTCTGGCTTCAAATTCATTGCTCGAAGCATTGGTTTTTGCACATCAGGCGGCTGCGAATGTAGACAAAACGATTTCAAAATTTATTTTTTCTACCAAAATACTGATTCCAAAGTTTCCGAAAGTACAGCAAACAAATGATTATTATGCCTTTGCAATTCTTAAACAGGAACTACAAAATGTAATTACTGCTTTTTACACCAGCAATGACCGAGACGCTGATTTGGCATTCGAAAAAATTAAAATGCTAAACAACACTGCCATTTCTCAAATTGAAGCGCATGAAATTACCATCCCTTTTATAGAGTTTTCAAATATGCTTGCCACAGCCTTAATCATTATAAAACAATGCAAAGAGGAAAATAACAATCGTACCAGATCCAGAGCTAACATTTAA
- the ric gene encoding iron-sulfur cluster repair di-iron protein, with the protein MKLTNKTTIGEIVADDFRTAVIFTKYHIDFCCKGHRTIEEVCKKRDIDEAILIKHIETAKNGAENQSFDYKSWPVDLLTDYIIKTHHRYIKEKVPVLEEYLNKLCAAHGDNHTELYEIKALFLDAVSDLEIHMDKEERTLFPFIIQIKRAHSKGLFLETPPFGSLENQIILMKEEHNTEGQRFKRIAALSNNYTPPTDACATYKVTFGMLDEFEKNLHKHIHMENNILFPKALSLEKNVEQVS; encoded by the coding sequence ATGAAACTAACTAATAAAACAACCATTGGCGAAATTGTAGCAGATGATTTTAGAACTGCCGTAATATTTACAAAATACCACATTGATTTTTGCTGTAAAGGACACCGGACTATCGAAGAAGTCTGTAAAAAACGAGATATCGATGAGGCTATTCTTATTAAGCATATTGAAACTGCAAAAAATGGAGCCGAAAATCAATCGTTTGATTATAAATCGTGGCCCGTAGATTTACTGACCGATTATATTATAAAAACACATCATCGATATATTAAAGAAAAAGTGCCTGTTCTCGAAGAATATCTGAATAAATTATGTGCCGCTCATGGTGATAATCACACCGAACTCTATGAGATAAAAGCATTATTTCTGGATGCAGTATCCGATTTAGAAATTCATATGGATAAAGAAGAGCGCACCTTGTTTCCTTTTATCATACAAATAAAAAGGGCACACAGCAAAGGATTATTTCTTGAAACGCCTCCTTTTGGATCCCTCGAAAATCAAATCATCCTGATGAAAGAAGAACACAATACAGAAGGACAACGTTTTAAACGAATTGCCGCATTATCCAATAATTATACACCTCCTACTGATGCTTGTGCTACTTATAAAGTAACATTTGGAATGCTGGATGAATTTGAAAAAAATCTTCATAAGCACATCCATATGGAGAACAATATTCTGTTCCCTAAAGCACTCAGTCTTGAAAAAAACGTTGAGCAAGTCTCATAA
- a CDS encoding ribonucleoside triphosphate reductase, producing the protein MEKYVIKRNGDYKPFEAYKIQDAIQKAFQSVNLPFDKRIFKTVLSGLDAKYSWPVEEIQDIIERVLFENGYFKTMRSFIIYRHTRKLQREHVNGLNDDTTYVDSTQTVDEYINQSDWRINANANISYSNAGLVSNTAGKIIANYWLDKIYNKEEGSAHRNGDIHIHDLDCLTGYCAGWSLRVLLNDGFNGVRGRVESRPPSHFREALGQMANFLGILQSEWAGAQAFSSFDTYLAPYVFKDQLSYEEVLKGIRSFVYNLNVPARWGQSPFTNITLDWNVPEDLREQIPTRKNEHLFLHTENQELLREAQKRGVDNLTNLKYTHFQKEMNLINKAYYTIMTEGDANGQPFTFPIPTVNITEDFDWQGENVDLLFENTAKIGSSYFQNFIGSQYILDDKGNRVENPDAYKPNAVRSMCCRLQLDLRELLKRGNGLFGSAEMTGSIGVVTINMARLGYLHHGNIINLFMHLDELLKIAKSTLEKKRIFIQKMYDQGLYPYTQRYLKHFRNHFSTIGVNGMNEMVINFSKGKHNITDNSGISFATEILDHIRLRMKEFQEETGNLYNLEATPAEGTTYRFAKEDKKRFPKIFQAGLNENIYYTNSSQIPVDHTDDPFEALLLQDELQCKYTGGTVLHLYMREKISSPEACKNFVKKVLTNFKLPYITVTPIFSICPVHGYLNGEHEYCPKCDDLILTENNQKNLAYENKNA; encoded by the coding sequence ATGGAAAAATATGTTATCAAACGTAATGGAGATTATAAACCTTTTGAGGCTTATAAAATTCAGGATGCCATTCAAAAAGCTTTTCAAAGTGTAAATCTGCCTTTTGACAAAAGAATTTTTAAAACAGTGCTCTCCGGACTTGACGCAAAATATTCCTGGCCTGTAGAAGAAATTCAGGATATTATTGAAAGAGTGCTTTTTGAAAATGGTTATTTTAAAACCATGCGCTCTTTTATTATCTACCGTCATACCAGAAAATTACAAAGAGAACATGTTAATGGCCTGAATGATGACACTACTTATGTAGACAGTACACAAACTGTTGACGAATATATTAACCAATCAGATTGGCGAATCAATGCCAACGCAAATATCTCTTATTCTAATGCTGGATTGGTAAGCAATACTGCAGGTAAGATAATCGCCAATTATTGGTTGGATAAAATTTATAATAAAGAAGAAGGTTCTGCGCATCGTAATGGAGACATACACATTCACGATCTCGACTGCCTGACGGGATACTGCGCCGGATGGAGTTTGCGTGTACTGTTAAATGACGGATTTAACGGCGTGCGCGGACGCGTCGAGAGCAGACCTCCTTCTCATTTTAGAGAAGCTCTGGGACAAATGGCTAATTTTCTGGGAATTCTTCAGAGCGAATGGGCCGGCGCTCAGGCTTTCAGTTCTTTTGATACTTATTTGGCTCCTTATGTTTTTAAGGATCAGCTTTCTTACGAAGAAGTTTTAAAAGGAATCAGAAGTTTTGTATATAATCTGAATGTTCCTGCCCGCTGGGGTCAATCGCCCTTTACCAATATCACTTTGGACTGGAATGTTCCTGAGGATTTAAGAGAACAAATCCCGACCCGAAAAAACGAACATTTATTTTTGCATACAGAAAATCAGGAGCTGCTTAGAGAAGCACAAAAAAGAGGTGTTGATAATCTGACGAACTTAAAATATACCCATTTTCAAAAGGAAATGAATCTTATTAATAAAGCCTATTATACGATCATGACAGAAGGCGATGCAAATGGCCAGCCTTTTACTTTTCCGATTCCAACAGTCAATATCACAGAAGATTTTGACTGGCAAGGTGAAAATGTCGACTTGTTATTTGAAAATACAGCTAAAATAGGTTCTTCTTATTTTCAGAATTTTATTGGCAGCCAGTATATTCTGGATGATAAAGGAAACAGGGTCGAGAATCCTGATGCCTACAAACCCAATGCAGTACGAAGTATGTGCTGCAGATTGCAATTGGATTTAAGGGAATTGCTTAAACGCGGAAATGGTCTTTTTGGCAGCGCCGAAATGACGGGAAGCATTGGTGTTGTAACCATCAATATGGCACGTTTAGGTTATCTGCATCATGGAAACATCATTAACTTGTTTATGCATCTGGATGAACTGCTTAAAATAGCCAAATCGACATTGGAGAAAAAAAGAATCTTTATTCAAAAAATGTACGATCAGGGACTTTATCCTTATACACAGCGCTATTTAAAACATTTCAGAAATCATTTCTCTACGATTGGCGTAAACGGAATGAACGAAATGGTCATTAATTTTTCAAAAGGGAAACACAATATTACAGACAACTCGGGAATTAGTTTTGCTACAGAAATTCTGGATCACATTCGATTAAGAATGAAGGAATTCCAGGAAGAAACCGGAAACTTATATAATCTTGAAGCCACTCCGGCCGAAGGAACAACGTATAGATTTGCAAAGGAAGATAAAAAACGTTTTCCTAAAATTTTTCAGGCCGGATTAAACGAAAATATCTATTATACCAATAGTTCACAAATTCCGGTTGATCACACAGATGATCCTTTTGAGGCTTTATTGCTTCAGGATGAACTGCAATGCAAATATACCGGCGGTACCGTTTTGCATTTGTATATGAGAGAAAAAATCAGCAGTCCTGAAGCCTGCAAAAACTTTGTAAAAAAGGTTTTAACCAACTTTAAACTGCCTTACATTACTGTAACACCCATTTTTAGCATTTGTCCGGTTCATGGGTATCTTAACGGAGAACATGAATATTGCCCAAAATGCGATGATCTTATATTAACAGAAAACAATCAAAAAAATCTCGCTTATGAAAACAAAAACGCTTAA
- the nrdD gene encoding anaerobic ribonucleoside-triphosphate reductase, translated as MKTKTLKVLAQNQTKRSKCLVYTRVMGYHRPVESFNIGKKGEHQQRTHFEEAVNC; from the coding sequence ATGAAAACAAAAACGCTTAAAGTTTTAGCCCAAAACCAAACCAAAAGAAGCAAATGTTTGGTGTACACAAGAGTAATGGGATATCACAGACCTGTAGAAAGTTTTAATATTGGAAAAAAAGGCGAACACCAGCAACGAACTCATTTTGAAGAAGCCGTTAACTGCTAA
- a CDS encoding anaerobic ribonucleoside-triphosphate reductase activating protein, which yields MKKPLTAKAIYSITPFTLLDYPGKTACIIWFAGCNMKCLYCYNPDIVLGKGKIDFENVLSFLKSRKGLLDGVVLSGGECTMHKNIIPFIEKIKALGFMVKIDTNGSKPLVLKELIQKKLIDYAALDFKSLPETFEHITQSDWFSEFEQSFSLLMDSVIPFEIRTTYHSSLISESEFIKMIAYLETRNYEGNYYVQHFMNNVPTLSKLENSDKKIRLKDFSTTKIKVIFRE from the coding sequence TTGAAGAAGCCGTTAACTGCTAAAGCAATTTACAGCATTACTCCTTTTACATTACTGGATTATCCAGGTAAAACAGCCTGCATTATTTGGTTTGCAGGCTGTAATATGAAATGCCTATATTGCTATAATCCTGATATTGTTTTGGGAAAAGGAAAAATAGATTTCGAAAATGTTCTTTCTTTTCTCAAGTCACGAAAAGGGTTGTTAGACGGTGTTGTTCTAAGTGGTGGCGAATGTACTATGCATAAAAATATCATTCCTTTTATAGAAAAAATCAAAGCATTGGGCTTTATGGTCAAGATTGATACAAACGGTTCAAAGCCTTTAGTATTAAAAGAATTGATTCAGAAGAAGCTCATCGATTATGCAGCACTGGATTTTAAAAGTCTTCCTGAAACCTTTGAGCATATAACTCAATCAGATTGGTTTTCGGAGTTTGAACAAAGTTTTTCTTTACTGATGGATTCAGTAATTCCTTTTGAAATTCGGACAACTTATCATTCCTCATTAATCAGTGAATCAGAGTTTATAAAAATGATTGCTTATCTGGAAACCAGAAATTATGAAGGAAATTATTATGTACAGCACTTTATGAATAATGTACCAACACTCTCTAAATTAGAAAATTCAGATAAAAAAATAAGACTTAAAGACTTCTCAACCACTAAAATAAAAGTCATTTTTAGAGAATGA
- a CDS encoding copper resistance protein CopD yields MTLHHFVLVIHLLAATVWVGGHLLLSICYLPLALKKKDPQIILNFERRFEALGMSSLILLIITGIWMAYDFGVTSETWFSFSGGFEKVISIKLLLLLLTFICAICAQFFVLPNLNQNNIKKMAVIILSVTTIAVTMLILGSTLRYGGI; encoded by the coding sequence ATGACACTTCATCATTTTGTACTAGTAATTCATCTTCTCGCTGCAACAGTTTGGGTTGGAGGTCATTTACTGCTTAGTATTTGCTATTTGCCATTAGCATTAAAGAAAAAAGATCCCCAGATTATTTTAAATTTTGAAAGAAGATTTGAAGCTCTCGGAATGTCTTCCCTCATTTTACTGATTATTACCGGAATCTGGATGGCCTACGATTTTGGAGTAACATCTGAAACCTGGTTTAGTTTCTCCGGCGGGTTTGAAAAAGTGATCTCGATAAAACTTTTATTACTACTCCTCACATTTATATGTGCAATTTGTGCACAATTTTTTGTGTTGCCCAATCTTAACCAAAACAATATCAAAAAAATGGCTGTTATCATTCTTTCCGTTACAACAATTGCGGTGACCATGCTTATTCTGGGATCAACACTACGATACGGCGGAATTTAA
- a CDS encoding TolC family protein translates to MVRIKNKLNNAVRLLSLLFLCCFSTSYSQNFNKEELSYSEFLGYVKKYHPLVKQANLEVSQAQAALMQARGGFDPKIEVDYSKKEFKGTEYYSLLNSSFKIPTWYGVEIKAGFDETDGQYYNPQNRTPEAGLTSLGVSVALGQGMFINQRMADVREGKLQVKLSDAQRKLRAIEVLYKASEAYFEWRKSYNEAELYKKYLGFASTRFEGVKKLIALGDSPAIDSVEAGITVRNRELNVENGNLKLAKAKLYLSNYLWIENVPVELDDLVRPEEKLVQTVEETLKTDAMMVNVETLESHPKIQALETKMDMLEIGRKLKANSLLPKLNVGYNYISEPSYFSSFNADDYKFNVDFSIPIFLRKERGSLKIAKLKIQDLQFDIEQQRLELKNKIKAQQTEIASLKKQKSVIDNLVKDYTTMLNSEEKLFSFGESSIFLLNSRENNLVSAKLSQISIENQFYISNAELYKILANPD, encoded by the coding sequence ATGGTAAGGATAAAAAATAAACTGAATAATGCTGTAAGATTGCTTTCTCTTTTATTTTTATGCTGTTTTTCGACCTCATACAGTCAGAATTTTAATAAAGAAGAACTTAGTTACAGCGAGTTTTTAGGATACGTAAAAAAATACCATCCACTGGTAAAGCAGGCTAATCTTGAAGTAAGTCAGGCTCAGGCTGCTCTTATGCAGGCGCGTGGAGGTTTTGATCCTAAAATAGAAGTAGATTACAGTAAAAAAGAATTTAAAGGAACAGAGTATTATTCGCTTTTAAACAGCAGTTTTAAAATCCCGACCTGGTATGGTGTGGAAATTAAAGCCGGATTTGATGAAACAGACGGACAATATTATAATCCGCAGAATCGTACTCCTGAGGCCGGATTAACCTCTCTTGGTGTTAGTGTGGCATTGGGACAGGGAATGTTTATAAACCAAAGAATGGCCGATGTTCGTGAAGGTAAATTGCAGGTAAAGTTAAGTGATGCTCAGCGAAAACTAAGAGCAATAGAAGTTTTGTATAAAGCGAGTGAAGCTTATTTTGAATGGAGAAAAAGCTATAATGAAGCTGAACTTTATAAGAAATATTTAGGTTTTGCCAGCACACGCTTTGAGGGTGTAAAAAAACTAATCGCACTTGGAGATTCTCCTGCAATTGATAGTGTAGAAGCTGGAATTACAGTAAGAAACAGAGAACTGAATGTTGAAAACGGAAATTTGAAATTAGCAAAAGCAAAACTCTATTTGTCCAATTATCTTTGGATTGAAAACGTTCCGGTTGAATTGGATGATCTTGTGAGACCGGAAGAAAAACTGGTACAGACGGTTGAAGAAACGCTTAAAACAGATGCCATGATGGTAAATGTAGAAACGCTGGAATCGCATCCTAAAATTCAGGCACTGGAAACCAAAATGGATATGCTGGAAATTGGCAGAAAACTAAAAGCAAATTCATTGCTTCCTAAGTTAAATGTGGGCTATAATTATATTTCGGAGCCTTCGTATTTTAGCTCTTTTAATGCTGATGATTATAAGTTTAATGTTGATTTCAGTATTCCGATTTTCCTGAGAAAGGAGCGAGGAAGCCTTAAAATAGCCAAACTTAAAATTCAGGATTTGCAGTTTGATATCGAACAGCAAAGACTGGAACTTAAAAATAAGATTAAAGCGCAGCAAACCGAAATTGCATCTTTAAAAAAACAAAAAAGCGTTATTGATAATTTGGTTAAAGATTATACCACGATGCTCAACTCTGAGGAGAAGTTGTTCTCTTTTGGCGAAAGCTCTATTTTCCTGCTCAATTCAAGAGAAAATAATCTGGTAAGCGCAAAGCTATCTCAAATTAGTATCGAGAATCAGTTTTACATTTCAAATGCCGAATTGTATAAAATCCTTGCCAATCCTGATTAA